In Wolinella succinogenes DSM 1740, a single genomic region encodes these proteins:
- the pheS gene encoding phenylalanine--tRNA ligase subunit alpha → MDSLINEIKSAQSSAELEELRIKALGKKGILTAQFALLKNLDEEEKKEKAKELNQLKGEFEREWTLKKEIIATEELHKKLLEEKVDMTLFAPSKGVGSAHPVMITMERIVDYFVSLNFAIKSGPLIEDDFHNFEALNLPKYHPARDMQDTFYFKDGMLLRTHTSPVQIRTMEKETPPIRMICPGAVFRRDYDLTHTPMFHQVEGLVVEEEGKVSFANLKYILEDFLRFMFGEVQVRFRTSFFPFTEPSAEVDISCIFCHGEGCRVCSHTGWLEVLGCGLVDENVFKAVGYKNVSGYAFGLGVERFAMLIHAVSDLRAFFESDLRVLEQFR, encoded by the coding sequence TTGGATAGCTTAATCAATGAGATCAAGAGCGCTCAAAGCTCTGCTGAATTAGAGGAACTCCGTATCAAGGCGCTGGGCAAGAAAGGAATCTTGACGGCTCAGTTTGCCCTCCTTAAGAATCTCGACGAAGAAGAGAAGAAGGAGAAGGCCAAAGAACTCAATCAACTCAAAGGGGAGTTTGAGCGAGAGTGGACGCTCAAAAAAGAGATCATCGCCACCGAGGAGCTGCACAAAAAGCTTCTTGAAGAGAAGGTTGATATGACTCTTTTTGCCCCCTCCAAAGGAGTTGGTTCCGCCCACCCTGTCATGATCACCATGGAGAGAATTGTTGACTATTTTGTCTCTCTCAACTTTGCCATCAAAAGCGGTCCTCTCATCGAGGATGATTTTCACAATTTTGAAGCTCTCAACCTACCAAAATATCATCCTGCAAGGGATATGCAAGACACCTTTTATTTTAAAGACGGGATGCTTCTTAGAACCCACACCTCACCCGTGCAGATTCGCACTATGGAGAAAGAGACTCCCCCCATTCGCATGATCTGCCCTGGAGCCGTCTTTAGGAGAGACTATGACCTCACCCACACCCCAATGTTCCACCAAGTGGAGGGGCTCGTGGTCGAAGAAGAGGGGAAGGTCTCCTTTGCCAACCTCAAGTACATCTTGGAAGATTTCCTCCGCTTTATGTTTGGCGAGGTGCAGGTGCGCTTTAGAACAAGCTTCTTTCCCTTCACAGAGCCAAGTGCTGAGGTGGATATCAGCTGCATCTTCTGCCATGGCGAAGGGTGTCGCGTCTGTTCTCACACAGGCTGGCTTGAGGTGCTTGGATGCGGCTTGGTGGATGAAAATGTCTTCAAAGCCGTAGGTTACAAAAATGTAAGCGGATACGCCTTTGGTCTGGGCGTGGAGCGTTTTGCCATGCTCATTCACGCCGTCTCAGACCTTCGCGCTTTTTTTGAGAGCGACTTAAGAGTATTGGAGCAGTTTCGATGA
- the aroA gene encoding 3-phosphoshikimate 1-carboxyvinyltransferase: MRITQVTPLKEGFEIEIPNIASDKSISHRSAIFSLLSSSPARIHRYLQGEDTLHTLQIAQQLGLEVTKEGEGMVFTPPPSGIKEPFDVLDCGNAGTAIRLYVGLLAASKGYFVLNGDAYLRRRPMNRVVKPLQSVGAQIFGRDEGNLAPLTILGRPLAAFDYQSPIASAQVKSAMILAALQGEEASFFSEPERSRDHTERMLRGMGARIDEDQEGRLTLFPLLGKRLDPLEMTIPADPSSAFFFAVAAAIIPGARVKLQNVLLNPTRIEAFKVLESMGARLHYSITSETYETIGDIEVSHHTLQGITVSERISWLIDELPALAIAMALAQGKSRVQNAKELRVKESDRISVVVNNLRLLGVEVEEFEDGYEITGGTLQGGVTIDSHGDHRIAMSFALAGLVVPLTINDSACIDVSFPNFLEILSSIAKVIHESQTSR; the protein is encoded by the coding sequence ATGAGAATCACCCAAGTCACTCCCCTTAAAGAGGGTTTTGAGATAGAGATTCCCAACATCGCCTCCGATAAGTCGATCTCCCATCGAAGCGCGATCTTCTCCCTTCTCTCCTCTAGTCCCGCTCGCATTCACCGCTATTTGCAAGGTGAAGACACGCTCCATACGCTCCAAATCGCTCAGCAGCTTGGACTCGAAGTGACAAAAGAGGGAGAGGGGATGGTCTTCACCCCGCCTCCTTCAGGAATCAAAGAACCCTTTGATGTGCTTGATTGCGGGAATGCTGGGACGGCGATACGCCTATATGTGGGATTGCTTGCCGCCTCCAAGGGCTATTTTGTTCTCAACGGAGACGCCTATTTGAGGCGACGCCCCATGAATCGTGTCGTCAAACCCCTTCAAAGCGTGGGGGCTCAGATTTTTGGACGAGATGAGGGAAATCTCGCTCCATTAACGATTCTTGGGCGTCCTTTGGCGGCTTTTGATTATCAAAGCCCCATCGCCTCAGCGCAGGTCAAAAGCGCCATGATTCTTGCCGCTTTGCAGGGCGAAGAGGCCTCTTTTTTTAGTGAACCCGAGAGAAGCCGAGATCACACTGAAAGAATGTTGCGCGGCATGGGGGCAAGAATTGATGAAGACCAAGAAGGCAGACTGACTCTTTTTCCTCTTCTTGGAAAACGCCTTGACCCTTTAGAAATGACAATCCCTGCCGATCCCTCTAGTGCCTTTTTCTTTGCAGTCGCCGCTGCGATTATCCCTGGTGCTAGGGTGAAACTCCAAAATGTCCTCCTCAATCCCACCCGTATCGAGGCTTTCAAGGTTCTAGAATCAATGGGAGCTCGCCTCCACTACTCCATCACCTCTGAAACCTACGAAACTATCGGCGATATTGAGGTTTCCCACCACACCCTCCAAGGGATCACCGTGAGCGAAAGAATCTCTTGGCTTATCGACGAGCTCCCTGCTCTAGCCATCGCCATGGCACTCGCCCAAGGCAAAAGTCGCGTCCAAAACGCTAAAGAGCTTCGCGTCAAAGAGAGCGATCGTATCAGCGTCGTAGTGAACAATCTTCGTCTCCTTGGAGTTGAAGTGGAGGAGTTTGAAGATGGCTATGAGATCACGGGCGGAACGCTTCAAGGCGGAGTCACTATCGATAGCCATGGAGACCATCGAATCGCTATGAGTTTTGCTCTAGCGGGTTTGGTAGTGCCTCTAACCATTAACGATTCGGCTTGCATTGATGTCTCCTTCCCCAACTTCCTTGAAATCCTCTCCTCCATCGCAAAGGTAATCCATGAAAGTCAAACTAGCCGATAA
- a CDS encoding histidine triad nucleotide-binding protein — protein sequence MTLFERIVAGEIPCNKVHENSDFLAFHDINPKAPIHVLAIPKKCARSFQEVDPSWMGGMTSFIQEVARKLGLDEAGYRVITNIGYDGGQEVPHLHFHILGGTRLAWVDLRENENQAKKSL from the coding sequence ATGACTCTATTTGAACGAATTGTCGCGGGAGAGATTCCTTGCAATAAAGTGCATGAAAACAGTGATTTCCTAGCTTTTCACGACATCAATCCCAAGGCCCCCATCCATGTGCTCGCGATTCCTAAAAAGTGCGCTAGAAGTTTTCAAGAGGTGGATCCCTCTTGGATGGGGGGGATGACCTCTTTTATCCAAGAGGTGGCCAGAAAACTGGGGCTAGATGAGGCGGGCTATCGTGTGATCACCAATATCGGGTATGACGGCGGACAAGAGGTTCCTCATCTCCATTTTCATATCCTTGGGGGGACTAGACTTGCTTGGGTGGATCTAAGGGAGAATGAAAATCAGGCCAAAAAGAGTCTTTGA
- the pheT gene encoding phenylalanine--tRNA ligase subunit beta, giving the protein MIFTKSLINPFVHLSAIPTQRIYKTLNDIGLEVDSFHSLRAPDRVVVGKVLECEKHPDADKLNVCQVDIGEERRQIVCGAKNVAAGQWVAVALEGAKISDTLTIKKAKLRGIESQGMICSSSELGFPKLNEGIMILDSSIGELKLGKPLHEYPLFSDDIFEIDITPNRGDCLSLYGVARELAAAYDLDFSEYPKEQEEDNVLGIGRLLQVSHEGKLDSSLLYKTVQLNELKLPLSIALTLAYNDLLGESVLQNFIQYATLVSGVSIKAYRHDACLPASTSDEKPLKASIMIKKDENGLESVYAGEKKLSTIGVSQNRETMPLDAPEVVILEASYTPPAIISEGVARSKVEKETRFFYRASRGSNPHLPSGITLLCSALHKMGGALIYSGTHEITQNYKPATITVDLHSLSAFIGQEVPKTKVVSLLKSLKFEVDLASDDSFLAIRPPLFRHDIHNKQDIAEEIVRLLGIDTILAKPLYFAEKRRTDEEYILYKHHRSLAKRAMVAGFNETIHFVFNQKSRLKEWGYTTIDESVDLLNPITSELDTLRPTLLLSLLDSVVRNKNLGYSQIALFEMGSTYTAARQERFSLAFVASGLKKEAIYPYPKGEKWSLFGFAEEIASVIGEFSLEQRAPQSEKLFHPAQCAYIIQKGERIGTIAKLHPLAQEAFDLEETFVAEIDLEALKPSLIQAQSFSKFPKLQRDLTVLIGKNHPFSALRQEIKKLGIIEIKELFPLDIYTDEKIDEEQISLTIRLLIQSDSKTLEEEEIVSITQKVLDLLNHRFGAKLR; this is encoded by the coding sequence ATGATTTTCACCAAATCCCTTATCAACCCCTTTGTTCATCTCTCAGCCATCCCCACCCAAAGAATCTACAAGACCTTAAACGATATCGGGCTTGAGGTCGATTCTTTCCACTCACTCCGCGCTCCCGATAGGGTGGTTGTTGGAAAAGTGCTCGAGTGCGAAAAGCATCCCGATGCTGACAAGCTCAATGTCTGCCAAGTCGATATTGGCGAGGAGCGGCGCCAGATTGTCTGCGGCGCCAAAAATGTTGCCGCAGGGCAGTGGGTAGCCGTGGCTTTAGAAGGGGCTAAGATCAGCGACACTCTCACCATCAAAAAGGCAAAACTCCGAGGAATCGAGAGCCAAGGGATGATCTGCTCCTCTAGCGAGCTTGGATTTCCAAAGCTCAATGAGGGAATCATGATTCTTGATTCCTCTATTGGAGAACTCAAACTTGGCAAGCCTCTCCACGAATACCCCCTTTTTAGCGATGATATTTTTGAGATCGATATCACCCCCAACCGAGGTGACTGTCTAAGCCTCTATGGAGTCGCTAGAGAGCTCGCGGCGGCGTATGATCTTGATTTTAGCGAGTACCCCAAAGAGCAGGAAGAGGACAATGTCCTAGGAATCGGTCGCCTCCTCCAAGTCTCTCATGAGGGCAAGCTTGATTCCTCTCTCCTTTATAAAACCGTTCAGCTTAACGAGCTCAAGCTTCCCCTCTCTATCGCTCTCACCCTGGCCTACAACGACCTCCTTGGCGAAAGCGTGTTGCAAAACTTCATCCAATACGCCACGCTAGTAAGCGGGGTTTCCATCAAGGCTTATCGCCATGATGCCTGCCTCCCTGCCTCCACCTCTGACGAGAAGCCCCTCAAGGCTTCCATCATGATCAAAAAAGATGAAAACGGACTAGAATCGGTCTACGCAGGAGAGAAGAAACTCTCAACCATTGGCGTCTCACAAAACAGAGAGACCATGCCCCTTGATGCGCCTGAGGTGGTAATTTTGGAAGCAAGCTACACCCCTCCTGCGATCATCTCTGAGGGGGTCGCCCGCTCTAAAGTCGAGAAAGAGACGCGATTCTTCTATCGAGCCTCCAGAGGAAGCAACCCCCATCTTCCTTCAGGAATCACGCTTCTTTGTTCCGCGCTTCACAAAATGGGTGGAGCCCTCATTTATTCAGGCACCCATGAGATCACCCAAAACTATAAGCCTGCCACCATTACGGTCGATCTCCACTCACTCTCCGCCTTCATCGGCCAAGAGGTGCCCAAAACCAAAGTGGTCTCCTTGCTTAAAAGCCTTAAATTTGAAGTCGATTTGGCTTCAGATGACTCCTTTTTGGCGATTCGCCCCCCTCTTTTTAGGCATGACATTCATAACAAACAAGATATTGCCGAGGAGATTGTACGGCTTTTGGGAATTGACACGATTCTTGCCAAGCCCCTTTATTTCGCCGAAAAACGACGCACCGATGAGGAGTATATCCTCTACAAACACCACCGTTCTCTTGCGAAACGCGCCATGGTAGCGGGGTTCAATGAAACGATTCACTTTGTTTTTAATCAAAAAAGCCGCCTTAAAGAGTGGGGCTACACGACGATAGATGAGAGCGTGGATCTGCTCAATCCTATTACGAGCGAGCTAGACACTCTACGCCCCACCCTTTTGCTCTCGCTGCTCGATTCGGTGGTTCGCAACAAGAATTTAGGCTACTCTCAAATCGCCCTCTTTGAGATGGGCTCAACCTACACCGCCGCACGTCAAGAGCGTTTTAGTTTAGCGTTTGTGGCTAGCGGACTTAAAAAAGAGGCGATCTATCCCTATCCCAAGGGAGAAAAGTGGAGTCTCTTTGGTTTTGCCGAAGAGATTGCTTCGGTGATTGGAGAGTTTTCCCTAGAGCAGCGCGCCCCTCAAAGCGAAAAACTCTTTCATCCCGCCCAGTGCGCCTACATCATCCAAAAAGGGGAGCGAATCGGGACGATCGCCAAACTCCATCCCCTCGCCCAAGAGGCGTTTGACCTAGAGGAGACCTTTGTGGCCGAGATCGATCTTGAAGCTCTAAAGCCAAGCCTGATCCAAGCCCAAAGCTTCTCCAAGTTCCCCAAATTGCAGCGAGACCTCACGGTGCTCATTGGCAAGAATCACCCCTTTAGCGCTCTACGCCAAGAGATCAAAAAGCTGGGAATCATCGAGATCAAGGAGCTATTCCCGCTAGATATCTACACCGATGAAAAGATTGATGAGGAGCAAATCAGTCTCACGATTCGCCTGCTTATCCAATCTGATTCCAAGACGCTTGAAGAGGAGGAGATTGTCTCCATCACGCAGAAAGTTTTGGATCTTTTAAACCACCGCTTTGGAGCTAAACTCCGATGA
- a CDS encoding 4-hydroxy-3-methylbut-2-enyl diphosphate reductase: MKVKLADKHGFCFGVKRAIKLAESHQGGITLGPLIHNKKEIERLKNDFGVTVEESVENLPRGSEVIIRTHGIPKDDLAKLTQSAEKIIDATCPFVTKPQKICEIMSQEGYQIIIFGDINHPEVQGVMSYSSSEPIVVMSPKELFGAKLKEKVALVSQTTKKIEDFLGVASFLVQRCAEVRIFNTICNATFDNQEAARHLSQEVDIMIIAGGKNSSNTKQLLSICLEHCQDSYLIEDESELDPQWFTNKKTCGVTAGASTPEWIIERVVRTIEGYKG; encoded by the coding sequence ATGAAAGTCAAACTAGCCGATAAACATGGGTTTTGCTTTGGGGTGAAGCGGGCGATCAAACTCGCTGAATCACACCAAGGAGGAATCACTCTAGGGCCTCTTATTCACAACAAAAAAGAGATCGAACGCCTCAAAAATGATTTTGGTGTGACGGTCGAAGAGAGCGTCGAAAATCTTCCTCGAGGCTCTGAAGTGATCATCCGCACCCATGGAATTCCAAAAGACGATTTGGCCAAGCTCACTCAAAGTGCCGAGAAGATTATTGATGCCACTTGCCCTTTTGTCACCAAACCGCAAAAAATTTGTGAAATCATGAGTCAAGAGGGGTACCAAATCATCATTTTTGGTGACATCAACCACCCTGAAGTCCAAGGGGTGATGAGCTACTCCTCCAGCGAACCCATCGTGGTGATGAGCCCCAAAGAGCTCTTTGGGGCCAAGCTCAAAGAGAAGGTGGCGTTGGTTTCTCAAACCACTAAAAAAATCGAAGATTTCTTGGGTGTAGCCAGTTTTTTGGTTCAAAGATGTGCCGAGGTGAGGATATTCAACACCATCTGCAATGCCACTTTTGACAACCAAGAGGCGGCACGCCACCTCAGTCAAGAGGTCGATATCATGATCATTGCTGGAGGAAAAAACTCCTCCAACACCAAGCAGCTCCTCTCCATCTGTTTAGAGCACTGCCAGGATAGCTATCTCATTGAAGATGAGAGCGAACTTGATCCTCAATGGTTTACGAACAAGAAGACCTGCGGAGTGACGGCAGGCGCCTCTACACCCGAGTGGATCATTGAAAGAGTCGTGCGAACTATCGAAGGGTATAAGGGCTAA